In Bacillus sp. S3, the sequence AAGAACAGGCAGTAAGGCTGAAAACCTCGGGTGTAGATCGGTTTAATCATAATATCAATACAAGTGCGAACCATCATGAAAACATAACGACCACACATAATTATGACGACAGAGTCCAGACAATTGAAAATGTAAAGAAGGCAGGAATTTCTCCATGTTCCGGTGTTATCTGTGGGATGGGTGAAACCGACGAGGATATTGTAGATATGGCTTTTGCATTAAAGGAGCTTGATGCCGATTCCATTCCGGTGAATTTCCTTCATCCAATTAAGGGTACAAAGCTTGAGAATCTCGATGACCTAACGCCGATTCGCTGCTTAAAAATTTTATCCCTATTCCGGTTTGTCAATCCGACAAAGGAAATCCGCATTTCTGGAGGCCGCGAATTCAACCTGCGTTCCCTGCAAAATTTAGGGTTGTTTATTGCCAACTCCATTTTTGTCGGCGACTATTTAACGACTGATGGACAATGTGCCGATGCTGACTATCAACTCATCAAAGACCTAGGATTTGAAATCGAAGAAAATCCATTTGATGTTGAGAGCCAGTCATTTGCAAAAACGTATTAATTGCTAGTGATGCCCCAGGAGACCTGTGGCGGCATCCTTTTTTTTGCAAAAAAAAGGATTGGTGTTGTCTAAACACCAATCAAATTATGGGAAGTTTTAAGAAATGAGCTCTTCGAACCACTTCTTAATTAAGTTATCTTTATATTAATCTATACTTATGTAGAAGTTGTAGCGAACTTGTGTGGAAGTTGTGAAGATTCCTCTTATCATAGCCGGCAGCCGTTTAACACGACTTCTGCTGTAATGGTAAAAAATGTGGCCCCCTCCTTTATTGTCCCCCTGCTTAATGGGCGAAAATCTATTCCTTTCTGTAGATGTAGACATACACTGTTTAGCAACTAGTAAGAAAGGGGGAATTATGAATGGAACGACAAATGGGAGGTTATGCCGGAAACCCGGGTCAAGGTTATCAGCATGGCCACGGTACCTATTATCCAGGTCACGGCTATCACCACGGACATGGTGGTTATTACCCTGCACCGGTTGGCTATCACCACGGGCATGGCGGCTATTATCCAGGTCACGGCTATCACCACGGACATGGCGGTTATTATCCAGGCCACGGCTACCATCATGGCCACAGCGGCTATTATCCGGGTCATGGCTACCACCATGGACATGGCACATATCAACCGGGTCAACGTTAATCAAGTTGGAGCACCTCTGGGAAAGCCCTTCTCTTCTGAGGGGGCTTATTTGTGTCTTATTGAAATTTTTTCCCGTGTAATGGAGCTGAATGCTTAAAATAAATGACCAATTCTGTTTATTTTGATAATATTGTAATATATAGTAGTAAAATTTTCCTTCTGTTTTATCCCAAAAATGAACCATCAAATAGATGCTAAACAGTACCGCCCCATCAAGAAATCCCAACCTTTATAATACGAAGAGAAGTTAATAAAAATCATACATATTAAGCAACTAAACTCTTAGCATTCAAACTACAAATAATTCTCAAAAAGAGCTATTGAAAATGGAAAATACCCTGCAACCGGAGCAGCATATTCCCATATAAACAAGGCATTTCCAGCGATTCCAGATACAGAGCTGCTCTTTCATGTATGGAAGGCAGAAAAAAAGAACGGGGCTAAACACTACATAGGTATTGTCAGATGTCATGACAGATTTTATACTGATAAAGAACAAGAAATCGACAAGTACTGGTCAGAGAAAGGAATTCTCACCTCAGACTTGGAAACAGCCGCCCTATTTGTATTGATGGTCTACACGGCCTAAAGACCGCATCCATATTAAAGAGGGGGATTTGGAGGGAGGAATCAATGATTACATTGATGCGAAAAACAATAGCAAGCGTAGGGAAGAGCTAGAAATTCTCAGGGCGCTCGAAGCGATTGTTTCCTATGATTCTAGTTTTAAAAATGCAAAGGGGGTTTTATCAATGAAGAAGCAAAGCATGTGGTCGTTCCGGTTATCAACTGCTGCCCTTGTATTAATTCCGGTTGCGGTGGGTGTCAACTATATTGGTAAATTACTAGCACAATTGTTGAAGCTGCCGCTGTGGTTAGACTCTATCGGAACTGTCTTGGCTGCCATGCTGGGAGGCCCGATTGTCGGTGCCTTAGCCGGTGCAATTAATAATATTATTTACGGTTTTACTGATCCGATTTCGTTTGTTTATGCTATTACTAGTGTAGCGATCGGTTTAGCGGTCGGAATCCTTTTTTACAAAGGCTATATTTCCAGCTGGGGGAAAGCCATTGTTGCCGGGTTAATCATTGGCCTTGTAGCGACGGTTGTATCGACACCGTTAAATATTGGCTTCTGGGGCGGACAAACCGGAAATGTATGGGGGGACGCTTTATTTGCTTTTATTCTAGCAAAAACCGATTCTACGTGGCTGGCATCCCTGCTTGATGAACTTGTAGTCGATGTACCGGATAAATTATTAGTCGTATTAATCAGTTTTGGTATTTTCAAAGGATTACCGCGGAATGTCGTCCAATTATATAACAATAGTGAAAAAATCGAGACCCTAGATTAAGTCTCTTTGTTAAAAAGAAAGCTGGTGAGGCTTTTTGAAATCAATTAGCTTGTATGTGGATCGGAAATCGTTCATTCATGATATCGATCCCATGACAAAACTTGTATATATTCTTTTTGCCTTATTCATTCCGATTATTCTTTCATCGTTTACTATTTCTTTTATATGCTTGGGAATCAGCCTTGCATTATTGTGTGTTGGGAAGGTGATTCGAAAAACAGTTTCCGTGTTTAGTTTTGTTTTTTTCGTGCTAATTACGGTCGTCATTATTCAAGGCCTGTTTAAACCTGAAAATGAGACCGTTCTTTTTGAAATAGGTCCGGCTGTCATGTATAAAGAAGGATTGCTATATGCCTTGACCATTACTCTCCGGGTGATGAATATTGTCAGTTCCTTTATGATCTTAGTTCTGACGACAAAACCATCCGATTTAGTTGAGATGCTTGTTCGTAAAGGTATGTCACCAAGAATCGGCTATGTGATCGTTTCTGTTTTTCAAATTATTCCGGAAATGATGTCAAGCATGGGTACAATTATGGATGCGCAGCGGGCGAGGGGCATGGAGACGGAGGGGAGTCTGTTTGTCCGAATCAAGGCTTTCGTGCCATTATTAGGACCAGTTATCCTTGGCTCGCTAATAAATACGAAAGAACGGGCGATGGCACTAGAAGTGAGGGGCTTTAATTCCAAAGCCCCGAAAACCTATTTACACGAGGAAAAAACCTACACCCATAGCAGGCTGATCCAGTCATGTATGCTGCTGCTAGCCGTTACTGCTGTTGCTTGGAGGATTTTTGCATGAAAAAAATTGTTGTGGAAGGTCTCAAATATAAATATCCATTATCCAACACACTTGCCCTTGATAATCTTTCGTTTCAAGTGGATGAAGGAGAATTTATCGGTATTATTGGAAAAAACTCAGCGGGTAAATCGACTTTGTGCCAAGCTCTTGTTGGATTGGTCCCTCATTTTTATAAAGGAGCGTATGGGGGTAAGCTTGTTGTAGACGGTCTGGAAGTGAAAAATCATGCCATTGCTGACATTGCCTTAAAGGTGGGAATGGTGTTTCAAAATCCATTTACCCAGGTGACGGGTTCGAGAATGACGGTATATGAGGAAATTGCCTTCGGGCTTGAGAATATGGGGTTACCTCGTTCCGAAATAATGAACCGGATTGATGAGGTGCTTGCCTTGTTAAACATTGAACAGGTGAAGGAGCATAATCCCTTTGATTTATCTGGCGGGCAAATGCAGCGGTTGGCTATCGCCAGTATAATTGCAATGAAACCGGACATCCTTGTTTTGGATGAACCGACCTCCCAGCTGGACCCGGCAGGCTCTGAGGAAGTTTTTAGCGCAATTCGAAACTTAAGCGGACAGGGGATAACTGTCATTCTAGCTGAACATAAAATGGAGAAGATTGCCCGGTATTGCAATCGAGTTATACTGCTAAATGACGGAAAATTAGTGGATTTCGATTCTCCTGAGAAAGTTTTTTCTAGACAGGACCTTGAGGAACAAGGGGTAACCGCACCTGTGTATACGAGAGTTTGTAAAGCTTTGGGTGTGAAGAAGGCTGCCTCGGATTTTTATCCTGTAACCTTGGAGGATGCGGAAATGGCATTAAGGGGGCGGATGGGATGATTAAGGTAACAGATCTTTCGTTTTCCTATAAAAAGGACGGTCCACGGGTTCTTTCCGGACTAAATTTAGAGTTCGACCAGCGTTCGACGGCAATTATTGGTCAAAATGGTGCCGGAAAGACGACGTTTGTGAAACTGCTGAAAGGCCTTTTAAAACCAGATAAAGGGGAAATAATGATACATGGTTTCGATGCAAACTTGAAGACCGCTGCAGAGACAGCAAGGACAATTGGTCTCGTATTTCAAAATCCAAATGACCAAATCTTTAAACGAACGGTCTTAGAAGAAGTGATGTTTGGCCCGCTGAATATTAAGATGGGGAAACATACGGCGGAGAAGCAAGCGATTAAAGCCCTGAAAATGGTCGAGCTCGAAGATAAACGGGAGATGAATCCCCATGATTTGAGTTTATCGGAAAAGAAGCTGCTTTGCATTGCCTCTGTTGTGGCAATGGATACGGACATCATTATCTTTGACGAACCGACAATTGCACAGGATCATTATGGTAAGGAACAGATCCGGCAAATCATCCAAGCCTTGAAGGAAAAAAATAAATTGGTCATGACCATTATTCATGACATGGACTTTGTCGCAGAAAATTTTGAACGGACAATTGTCTTTAACGAAGGGAAAGTCCTCCTAGATGGAGACACAAGATACGTATTCTCACAGAGAGAAACCCTAAACAAAGCCAAAGTCGAACCACCGGGCATCACCCAGCTCGCAGAAAAACTCGGCATAAAAAACACTATACTGACTATTGACGAGTTAATAAGGGTGTCAGGCACCATGTGAAAATTTCACATGGTGCCTGACACCCTTTTCTTTATTAGTAAGTTAGGAGTTGTGTTTAATGAATTTTGCCATATAATAGAGGTAGGGACTATGTTCACGAAATTGTCAAAATTACAATATAGATAACGTTTATGTAGGTTAATTTAAAATTAGATCAGTATTAATCAAGGGGGAGAAGGAAGTGTTCAGAGCGGCGATTGCGGGTGTTGTAGGGTTTATTTTGATTTTTATCGAGTCGATGATTGTCATGAAGCTAAAGGGGTTCGCGACAATAGAATTTGGCGGGATGGCCCCGTTTATTAACGTCTGGGCGATGAATTTCTTTTTTGTCTTTGCCATCCTCACCCAATTAACCAATTGGTACGCAAACAAAGAAAGCCTTAAAGAAGATAATAGCTTTTAAAAAAAAGGATGAATCAAAAGGGTCATACATCAAACCCGAATGATTCATCCTTTTTTTCTCTAGGTCAAACGCCGCTGACCAAGGCGCTTCCACTTTTCTATTATTTTAATGATTCAAAGTGTACGGCAATTTTTGCCCCAACGACCGCGTTATTTTTAACAAGTGCTATGTTGGAATCCAGGCTTTTTCCGCCTGTTAGTTCTTTGACTTTTCCTAATAGGAATGGTGTAACATTTTTGCCGGAAATATGTTGTTCCTCTGCCTCCTTCAATGCCGTTTCGATTACATCGGTAATTGTCTTTTCATCCATCGCATATTCTTCTGGAATGGGATTAGCAATAACTGCTCCACCCTTAAGTTTTAAGTCCCATTTTGCTTTTAAGGTAGCGGCTACTGTTTCCACATCATCAGCGCGGAAATTGACAGGGAACTCACTTGTTCTAGTATAGAAGGCAGGAAGGACATCTGTTTGATAGCCCATTACCGGCACCCCCTTTGTTTCAAGGTATTCCATAGTTAAGCCTAAATCTAAAATTGATTTTGCTCCGGCGCAAATAACCGCTACATTTGTTTGTGCTAATTCTTCAAGGTCAGCTGAAATGTCCATTGATGTTTCGGCACCGCGGTGAGCACCGCCGATTCCGCCGGTAACAAAGATATGAATGTCGGCCAATTCTGCACAAATCATTGTTGCCGCAACAGTTGTGGCCCCTTTTTTCTTTGTTGCCAGTAAATAGGCTAAATCACGGCGTGACGCTTTAGCAACATCAGAACTCTTTCCGAACATTTCTAGTTCTTCATCTGATAAACCGATTTTTATTTTTCCATCTAAAATGGCAATTGTTGCTGGGACCGCACCGTTATCACGTATAATTTGTTCTACCTCACGAGCTGTTTTCACATTTTGCGGATATGGCATGCCGTGAGAAATAATCGTTGATTCTAAAGCAACAACCGGTTTTCCTTGTTCTTTAGCAGCGCGTACTTCTTCGGATAATGTAATGTACTCTTTCATGATAATTCCTCCATGTCTTTTTGAAGTTGTACTGGTGATAAATCTTGGCGGACAGTATAGTTAGATTGCAACGTCTTTGAGGCATTAACCGCACCAGCTTTGGCGATCTCAGGTAAACTCTTTCCCTCAAGCCAGGAATAGATAACTGCAGACGAAAAGGCATCACCCGCTCCGGTAACGTCGACGATTTCTTTTGTTTCAATCGAAGGAATATAGAATATACCTTCTTCGTTATTTCCAATCATGGCGCCTTTTTTTCCATTGGTTATAACCACGTTTTCAATGCCAAGTGAAAGCCACTTTTCCAGTGCGTGTCTCCAAGATTCCTCAGAGTTTATTTCGCAGTTAAAATACATTTCAGACTCATCGCGGTTCGTAATTAACCATGTGATCCCTTCTAAGTTGTCAGGCAAACGGTTCATTTTTGGTGATGAAACTGGGATTAGAACGATTGGCCGCTCATGATTTTGGGCAAAATGAGATAAAAATTGCAATGTTTCCTTTGGACAATTAAGATCGGCCACGATACATTTTGCACGACTCAGTAACAAATCCTGCTTTCGGAGCAGGTCAGGTGTGATTTCCTCATATACTTCCATATCAGCAAGTGCTATGATTAACTCTCCATCGGTGTCGAGGACGGCGGTGTAAGAGCCAGTCGACATTCCTGGGATTTGAGTCACATGGTCAAGGTTCATATAAAGTATCGATGATTCCGAAATAAACGACCAATCACTGTCTGCACCGCTGGTTGTCAAAAGTGTTACATCTGTACCTAGACGCCCAAGATTTTCGGCAATGTTGCGAGCAACTCCACCCACACTTTGAGTGGATTGAATCGGATTGGAAGTACCAAACTGGGCCTTTGTTTTTACATGGAATTTTCGATCGATATTGGCCCCTCCTATACAAATAACCTGTTGAGACTCATTTAAAACGTAGGCTCTGCCAATAATATGGCCTTTTCTCGTTAAGCCGGAAATAATATTGGCAACCGATGGCCGGGATAATCCTAAGATTTCAGCAAGCTCTTGTTGTGAAATATATGGATTTTTACGAATCAAATCGAATATCGTCTTTTCCTTTTCGGTCAATTTTTCAAAATCCCTATCAGCCACATGCCCACCCCTCTCTTTAAACATATGTTTATATAATGAACTTATGTTTAAAGTATACGCTTGATAAATGAAAGCGTCAACAATTATCTTTCGTTTAGTTTTAACAATAATTTGAAATACATGAATGATATTTTTTATGAATATGTCTTGATTTCTTGGCAATGCAAAAAGCACCGCCATTTGGCAAACCAAATTGGCGGTGCTTTTTCATGTTAGTAAACTTCAGAGGAAACCCTGCAAGAGCTCTAATTCCTTATTTACGGTGCATTTTAAATTGCAAAAATAGTTCATTGTAGTAGGCTAAGTTCCTTTTACCAAGGTTTTCGTATACTTCCAGTTTCTCTGTCAGCTCTGGGGATGGATAAAAGCGCTCATCCTTAACAACCTCTTTAGGCATAAATTTCAGTGCCTGCTTATTCGGTGTGGAATAGCCAACATAGTCAGTGTTCTTGGCGGCCACCTCCGGGTCAAGCATGAAATTAATAAATGTATGGGCCGCCTCAACATTTTTTGCTGTTTTTGGAATCACCATATTATCAAACCAAAGGTTAGAACCTTCCTTTGGCACTACATAATCCAACTCTTCATTTTCTGACATAATCTCCGAAGCGTCGCCAGACCAAACCAGGCCGACAGAAGCTTCTTCATTGGCGAGCAGCATCTTGATTTCATCGCCAACGATGGCCTTAACGTTTGGGGTTAGGGTGTCGAGCTTTTCTTTTGCCTCGATTAGATGCTGTTTATTGGTGTCATTAAGTGAATAGCCTAAACTATTCAATCCCATTCCCATTACTTCGCGTGCACCATCAATTAAGAGAATTTCATTTTTTAATTCTGGGTCCCAAAGGTCATTCCAACTGGTAATTTTTTTACCATGGAGCATTTTCGGATTATAGACAATGCCCACGGTTCCCCAGAAATAGGGAATGGAATACTTATTTTCCGGATCAAATGGAAGATCCATAAACCGTTTGTCAATGTATTTTAAGTTTGGCAGTTTGGCGTGATCCAAAGGGATCAGCAAATTCTCATGCCGCATTTTATCGATCATATATTCAGAAGGCACGGCAATGTCATAAGTCGTACCTCCTTGTTCAATCTTTGTCAGCATTGCTTCATTGGAATCAAAGGTTTCATAGATCACTTTGATACCTGTTTCCTTTTCAAACTGCTTGATAAGATCTTCATCAATGTAATCTCCCCAGTTAAAAATCGTCAGCGTGTTGCCGCCTGAATAACCTTGGGACGTATTTAAACTGGATATTGCAAGTAATAGGACTGCCGATGCAAGGGCGATTACGAGAAAAAAACGAACTAGCTTGTTCATTGCTTTCGAGCCCCCATTCCATTAACTTTGTTACGCTGTGTAATAAAGTAATAAATCACCACAAGCAGCATTGTAAATAGGAATAAGAGTGCTGATAACGCGTTAATATTCAAGGAAATTCCGCGGCGTGCTAAGGAATAAATTTCAACCGATAGCGTGGAAAAACCATTGCCCGTGACAAAAAAAGTAACCGCGAAATCATCGAATGAATAGGTTAACGCCATAAAAAATCCCGCAAATATTCCTGGGTTGATAAAAGGAATAATCACCTTTGTCAGTACATTCCACCGGCTTGCACCAAGATCCCTGGCCGCATCGATTAACGTCGGACTCATCTCCATTAATTTTGGCAGTACCATTAAGACAACAATTGGAATGCTAAAAGCGATATGGGATAATAGCACCGAGTAGAAGCCAAGTTTGACTCCAGCCATTGTGAACAAAATTAAAAACGAAGCGCCAATGATGACATCAGGGCTGACGATGAGTACGTTGTTTAGCGAAAGCAGTGAATTCTTGGTTTGTCTTTTTTTCGCCTGATGAATGGCCAGAGCCCCAAGGACACCTATAATGGTAGATATGAGTGCCGATAATAAAGCAACAACCACCGTATTCAGAACGATGATCAGGAGCCGGGTATCCTGAAAAAGTTCTCTGTACCAATCGAGTGAAAAGCCTTTAAAAGCGTACATCGTTTCTCCACTGTTGAAGGAGAAGATGACAAGAAAGAAAATGGGTGCATACAGGATAAAAAAGATCACCAATAAAAATACCTTTGATAAGGGTGTAATTTTATTCTCCACGTTAGACACCTCGCTTTCTGGTATTCGTTACAATCATAATGAAAACCATGATAATAATTAAAAAGACGGCAATGGTCGATCCCATTCCCCAGTCCCGGGTTACAAGGAATTGCTGCTCAATCGCGGTTCCCAAGGTGATGACACGGTTTCCGGCAATTAATCTTGTCAGCATGAACAAGGAAAGTGCCGGGATAAAGACCACCTGACAGCCTGATTTCACTCCGTCAATCGTTAATGGAAAGATAACGCGGCGAAAGGTGGTCCATTTCGAAGCCCCTAAGTCGTTGGCCGCATCCAACAAAGTCGGATTTAATTCATTCAATGAATTAAAGATCGGTAAAATCATAAAGGGGATAAAAATATATACCGACACAAACACAAAGCTAAAATCAGTAAATAAGATTTGCTGTGCCCCAATTCCAATCATTTTTAAAAAGCTGTTCGCAGCCCCATAAGTACCAAAAATACCAAGGAAGGCATAGGCTTTTAACAATAAATTAATCCAGGACGGAACAATGATTAATAAAAGCCATAGTTGTTTATGCCTCGTTTTTGTTAATAAATAGGCTGTAGGATAAGCAATCAACAACGAAAAAGCAGTAATTAAAAAGGCATACCAAAACGAGCTTAGAGTCATCTTTAAATACACCGGTGTGAAAAACTTCTGATAATTCGCAAGTGTTGCATGTCCCTCGATATCAAAGAAGGAATAGTAAAGTACAAGAAAAATGGGTGCGACGACAAATAGAACAATCCAAAGGAAGTATGGAAGCATATACAAATTGCGTGTGTGTTTATTTTCCATTGGCATCTACATCCGTATAGGCTTCTAAGCGCCGGTCAAATTCTTCTTCCGTCTCCCCGAGCCGCATAACATGAATGGCTTCCGGATCAAAATAAAGCCCGATTTTATCGCCCACAGTAGCCTTTTTCGTTGAATGGACCAGCCATTCATTCCCGTCGTGATCATAACAGCTAATCTCATAATGAACACCGCGGAATAATTGCGAATCAACACGGACCTGAAGCTTGCCGCGATCCAATGTCGTAATTTCCAAATCCTCTGGGCGAATGACCACTTCAACCGGCTCATTTTTGTTCAGACCTTGGTCGACACACTCGAACTCCCTGCCGACAAATTCTACTCGGTAATCTTCCATCATTCTGCCGTTCACAATATTGGACTCCCCAATAAAGTCAGCAACAAAGCGGTTGATCGGTTCATCGTAAATATCTGTCGGTGTGCCGCTCTGTTGAATTTTCCCTTTATTGATGACAAAAATCTCATCAGACATTGCCAAAGCTTCCTCTTGGTCATGTGTAACGAAGATAAAGGTAATACCAAGTCGCCGCTGCAATTCACGAAGCTCATATTGCATTTCCGTCCGTAGTTTTAAATCTAAAGCGGATAATGGTTCGTCTAGAAGGATAACTTCCGGCTCATTCACAATGGCACGCGCGATAGCTACACGCTGGCGCTGACCACCGGACATTTCTCTGATTTCCCGCGTTTCATAGCCCTTTAGGTTCACAAAGCTGAGTGCTTCCTGTACCTTCCGTTCTATTTCAGCATTCTTCATTTTTTTAATCCGCAATCCAAATGCCACATTTTCAAACACATTTAAATGGGGAAAAAGGGCGTAATCTTGAAACACGGTATTGACCTGCCGTTTATTAGCAGGGACATGATTAATTTTTTTACCATTAAAAAGAATTTCTCCTTGGGAGGCCTCAGTAAATCCGGCGATTAATCGTAAGATCGTCGTCTTGCCACAGCCTGAAGGACCAAGCAGTGTATAAAATTTCCCCCGCTCAATTTCAAAACTAACGTCATTCAGAACGGGAGGGTCGTTGTCATATTGTTTTGTTACATCTATAAATTGAATAATAGCGTTGTTCTGCATAGTTACCTCCTTTAATACCTTAATCCTTATTGTTCCATTCGGGAATCATTATACAGGAAGAGCCTGAAAATTCAATTCCTCTTTCCCTTAACTATAAAAAAACTTGAGAAATAGGGAAGTCACAATAAAAAAAAGCGCCTTATACTCATGGAGAGTAAAAGGCGCTTTTCATTTGTTATGCAGTTCGTTTTAGCGTTTTGTCACCTTTAAATGCAGCTCTGCGGATGAATGGGATTACCCAGCGGTCAAGACCAAAGCGGCCAGCGTTCAATCCTGCAAAAAGAATAATCGCTCCGATGAATAGGTCTGTTGGAATATGAGATACTGTACCAGCTAAGAAGAAAGAAAAGTTCATTACAATACCGAAAAACGCTGCTGCTGTAGTTAAACATCCAAGAATAAGTCCTAATCCGATTAGAAATTCCCCAAGAGGGACAATCGTATTGAAAATATCAACGTTTGGTAAGGCAAATCCTTTAAGAAATTCAACATACCAGCCATAAACTACACTGCCATCTGGACCTTTTACCGGGTTTGCAATGACTGCTTTTAAATATCCAGAAGCGTCAAAAGCTCCGCTTGAAAGCTTCCCCCAACCAGCCGTTAACCAAGAATAACCAAGAAATAAACGAATAACTGTCAAAAGTGCTGCGGCAACTTTGTTTTCTCTTAACCAATTGACTACCATGTGAAACATCCCCTTGTTAATTAAGTTTTATATATTAAGTACACTGTTAATATATCAAATTTATCTCAAGAATAGGGTAATTTGTTCAACAGTTCACATATCTGTAAAAATGATTTGAACAATTTGTTACATGAAGGTGTGGGAAAGCTTTATTTATAGGCTGTGTTAAAGGCCATGGTTCTTACGTCTTTTTGGTGAATGTTTGTAGCCCTAAGTAAAAGTGTTACCTTCGGTAAAAAAATGTTATATTAATCAAGTTTTAACCCTGGAA encodes:
- the bioB gene encoding biotin synthase BioB, with product MDWSKLARNVIEGYELTKEDAKGILVSKDEDILSLVNGAYAIRRHYYGKKVKLNLIINAKSGLCPEDCGYCAQSINAKTEIDRYTLISKQTIVEGAKEAKRNKIGTYCIVMSGRKPTNKEVETVISAVQDIKNEVEQIKICACMGLVSEEQAVRLKTSGVDRFNHNINTSANHHENITTTHNYDDRVQTIENVKKAGISPCSGVICGMGETDEDIVDMAFALKELDADSIPVNFLHPIKGTKLENLDDLTPIRCLKILSLFRFVNPTKEIRISGGREFNLRSLQNLGLFIANSIFVGDYLTTDGQCADADYQLIKDLGFEIEENPFDVESQSFAKTY
- a CDS encoding ECF transporter S component; its protein translation is MKKQSMWSFRLSTAALVLIPVAVGVNYIGKLLAQLLKLPLWLDSIGTVLAAMLGGPIVGALAGAINNIIYGFTDPISFVYAITSVAIGLAVGILFYKGYISSWGKAIVAGLIIGLVATVVSTPLNIGFWGGQTGNVWGDALFAFILAKTDSTWLASLLDELVVDVPDKLLVVLISFGIFKGLPRNVVQLYNNSEKIETLD
- a CDS encoding energy-coupling factor transporter transmembrane component T family protein — protein: MKSISLYVDRKSFIHDIDPMTKLVYILFALFIPIILSSFTISFICLGISLALLCVGKVIRKTVSVFSFVFFVLITVVIIQGLFKPENETVLFEIGPAVMYKEGLLYALTITLRVMNIVSSFMILVLTTKPSDLVEMLVRKGMSPRIGYVIVSVFQIIPEMMSSMGTIMDAQRARGMETEGSLFVRIKAFVPLLGPVILGSLINTKERAMALEVRGFNSKAPKTYLHEEKTYTHSRLIQSCMLLLAVTAVAWRIFA
- a CDS encoding energy-coupling factor ABC transporter ATP-binding protein, whose translation is MKKIVVEGLKYKYPLSNTLALDNLSFQVDEGEFIGIIGKNSAGKSTLCQALVGLVPHFYKGAYGGKLVVDGLEVKNHAIADIALKVGMVFQNPFTQVTGSRMTVYEEIAFGLENMGLPRSEIMNRIDEVLALLNIEQVKEHNPFDLSGGQMQRLAIASIIAMKPDILVLDEPTSQLDPAGSEEVFSAIRNLSGQGITVILAEHKMEKIARYCNRVILLNDGKLVDFDSPEKVFSRQDLEEQGVTAPVYTRVCKALGVKKAASDFYPVTLEDAEMALRGRMG
- a CDS encoding energy-coupling factor ABC transporter ATP-binding protein; its protein translation is MIKVTDLSFSYKKDGPRVLSGLNLEFDQRSTAIIGQNGAGKTTFVKLLKGLLKPDKGEIMIHGFDANLKTAAETARTIGLVFQNPNDQIFKRTVLEEVMFGPLNIKMGKHTAEKQAIKALKMVELEDKREMNPHDLSLSEKKLLCIASVVAMDTDIIIFDEPTIAQDHYGKEQIRQIIQALKEKNKLVMTIIHDMDFVAENFERTIVFNEGKVLLDGDTRYVFSQRETLNKAKVEPPGITQLAEKLGIKNTILTIDELIRVSGTM
- a CDS encoding pseudouridine-5'-phosphate glycosidase encodes the protein MKEYITLSEEVRAAKEQGKPVVALESTIISHGMPYPQNVKTAREVEQIIRDNGAVPATIAILDGKIKIGLSDEELEMFGKSSDVAKASRRDLAYLLATKKKGATTVAATMICAELADIHIFVTGGIGGAHRGAETSMDISADLEELAQTNVAVICAGAKSILDLGLTMEYLETKGVPVMGYQTDVLPAFYTRTSEFPVNFRADDVETVAATLKAKWDLKLKGGAVIANPIPEEYAMDEKTITDVIETALKEAEEQHISGKNVTPFLLGKVKELTGGKSLDSNIALVKNNAVVGAKIAVHFESLK
- a CDS encoding PfkB family carbohydrate kinase, which codes for MFKERGGHVADRDFEKLTEKEKTIFDLIRKNPYISQQELAEILGLSRPSVANIISGLTRKGHIIGRAYVLNESQQVICIGGANIDRKFHVKTKAQFGTSNPIQSTQSVGGVARNIAENLGRLGTDVTLLTTSGADSDWSFISESSILYMNLDHVTQIPGMSTGSYTAVLDTDGELIIALADMEVYEEITPDLLRKQDLLLSRAKCIVADLNCPKETLQFLSHFAQNHERPIVLIPVSSPKMNRLPDNLEGITWLITNRDESEMYFNCEINSEESWRHALEKWLSLGIENVVITNGKKGAMIGNNEEGIFYIPSIETKEIVDVTGAGDAFSSAVIYSWLEGKSLPEIAKAGAVNASKTLQSNYTVRQDLSPVQLQKDMEELS
- a CDS encoding PotD/PotF family extracellular solute-binding protein, encoding MNKLVRFFLVIALASAVLLLAISSLNTSQGYSGGNTLTIFNWGDYIDEDLIKQFEKETGIKVIYETFDSNEAMLTKIEQGGTTYDIAVPSEYMIDKMRHENLLIPLDHAKLPNLKYIDKRFMDLPFDPENKYSIPYFWGTVGIVYNPKMLHGKKITSWNDLWDPELKNEILLIDGAREVMGMGLNSLGYSLNDTNKQHLIEAKEKLDTLTPNVKAIVGDEIKMLLANEEASVGLVWSGDASEIMSENEELDYVVPKEGSNLWFDNMVIPKTAKNVEAAHTFINFMLDPEVAAKNTDYVGYSTPNKQALKFMPKEVVKDERFYPSPELTEKLEVYENLGKRNLAYYNELFLQFKMHRK
- a CDS encoding ABC transporter permease: MENKITPLSKVFLLVIFFILYAPIFFLVIFSFNSGETMYAFKGFSLDWYRELFQDTRLLIIVLNTVVVALLSALISTIIGVLGALAIHQAKKRQTKNSLLSLNNVLIVSPDVIIGASFLILFTMAGVKLGFYSVLLSHIAFSIPIVVLMVLPKLMEMSPTLIDAARDLGASRWNVLTKVIIPFINPGIFAGFFMALTYSFDDFAVTFFVTGNGFSTLSVEIYSLARRGISLNINALSALLFLFTMLLVVIYYFITQRNKVNGMGARKQ